One region of Nitrospirota bacterium genomic DNA includes:
- a CDS encoding histidine triad nucleotide-binding protein translates to MNCLFCKIIEKKIPAKTVYEDDRVLAFEDINPQAPVHVLVIPKKHISTALEITPEDNELIGYMFQVANKIAKDRNVAERGFRLLMNCNRESGQTVFHIHLHLLGGRTMHWPPG, encoded by the coding sequence ATGAATTGTTTGTTCTGTAAGATCATTGAGAAAAAAATCCCGGCAAAGACAGTTTACGAAGATGACCGCGTCCTTGCCTTTGAAGACATAAATCCCCAGGCACCCGTGCATGTCCTCGTGATACCGAAGAAACACATATCCACCGCCCTTGAAATAACACCTGAGGACAATGAACTTATCGGGTACATGTTTCAGGTTGCAAATAAAATCGCGAAGGACAGGAATGTCGCCGAAAGGGGTTTCAGGCTCCTCATGAACTGCAACCGTGAATCCGGGCAAACGGTCTTTCATATACACCTTCACCTTCTTGGCGGAA